Below is a window of Streptomyces sp. NBC_01429 DNA.
GGACATGGTCCGACCCTAATACGGCGCCCGTCGCGGGCCGCCCGCCGACGGCGCCGCCGACGATGCCGTGGGGGGCCTGGGACTCCAGTACGGTGGGCGCGTGCCCGAGACCGCTTCTCCCTCCCGTCGCGGACGCCCCCTCCGCCTCGTCGCCGCGTTCACCGTGCTGCTGGCCCTGGCCGGGTACACGTACATGCAGTACATGACCAGCCGCGGCAGCGCCCCGCACTGTGTGGTGCGGGGCACCGGGGCGCCGGACGGGGACGCCCCCTCGTACTCGATGAGTCCGGACCGGGCGGTGAACGCGGCGACGATCTCGGCCGTCGGTACCAGCAGGGGGCTGCCGGAGCGCGCCGTGACGATCGCGCTGGCGACCGCGCTCCAGGAGTCGGCGCTGCGCAATCTCGATTACGGGGACCGTGATTCGCTCGGTCTCTTCCAGCAGCGCCCCTCGAAGGGGTGGGGCACCGAGGCGCAGATCCAGGACCCCGTCTACTCGGCGGGCCAGTTCTACGACCATCTGGTCAAGGTCCCGGGCTATTCGCGGCTGCCGCTCACCGAGGCCGCGCAGCGCGTGCAGCGCAGCGGCTTCCCGCAGGCGTACGCGAAGCACGAGCCGGACGCCGCGCTGCTGGCCTCGGCGCTCACCGGCAGGTCGGCGGCTTCGCTGACCTGTTCGGCGCCGAGCGACGGGGTGACGGGCGATCCGGCGAAGGTACGGGCGCAGTTGGTGCGCGCCTTCGGTTCGGACGTGCTGCCGGCCGGGTCGTCCGCCGGGAAGTCGGCGCCGGGCGGCGCGGGCGCCGGGGACGCCGGGGACACGCTGTCCGTACCGGTGTCGGCGACGGCCGGGTCCGCCGGTCAGCGCGGCAACTCGGTGGACGCGTCGTCGGGTTCGCGGCACGGCTGGGAGCTGGCGCACTGGGCGGTGGCGCAGTCGACTGCCCTGGGGATCGACGAGGTCTCCTTCGCGGGCCGGGTGTGGAGCGCGAAGGACGCGGCCAAGGGCTGGCGCACGGCGGAGGGTTCGGCGGCTTCGAGCACGACCGAGGTCAGGATCCGCACCGCGCGGTAGTACGGCCCGTCCCTCGTACGGGTGGGGCGGGCGCCGCCGGGGAGCCGACGGGACATCGGTACGAGCGGACATGGTCACGGCCGCCGAATGCCCTGCGTACGGCCGGAAGTGACGGTTCGCCACGTCCACTCGCAGTCCTCCCCTGGAGGATCGTTTGCCCTTTTTTATCCATACCCGATCATGCGACACATTGCTGATTCTTTACCCGCGCCCACCGCATCCTCGGGCGCCCTTCGAGGGGTTGTGACGGTGTGTCCGGTCGACGGACGCGCCACACACGACAAGCGACAAGCACCGTTCTCTCCCCCAAAGGAGCATCATGTCCGCGAACCTCCCCCTCACCCGTCGGATCGCCCGTGCCGCGCTGCTCATCGCGGCGGGCGCGGCCCCGGTGATCGGTGCGGCCGGCTCCGCGAGCGCGGCGGAGCTGCCGCAGGCCGATCTGGGTTCGGTGAGCACGCTCGACGGCGCCGCCGTGGGCGACACCATCGACGGCGGCACCCGGCAGGCGACCAAGACCGTGGGCGACGCGGGCGGCAAGGCCGTCGAGCAGGGCGTGCCGGCCGCGGGCAAGGCCGTCGGCAAGGCCGCCAAGACCGCCACCCCCGCCGTCCAGAAGACCGCCGGTGACACCGCAGGCGGCGCCGGCACGCTGCTGGGCCGGACCGCCTCGACGGCCACCGAGGGCGCGGGCGCGGCCAAGGCGCCGGCCGGCGGCACGCTCGGCGGTCTGCCGCTCCAGGGCCTGCCGATCGGCTGACGGCCGCCGAAGACCGGCAACGGCTGACGGCTGACGGCTGACGACTCCGGGTCCCCCACACCCGGTACGCGGAAGGGCCCGGGGAGCGCGCGCTCCCCGGGCCCTTCCGTCGCGTCCACCGCGTGCGCCAGGCGTCAGCCGAGCCGCTTGACCGCCGCCGCGACCCGCTCGTCCGTGGCCGTCAGCGCCACCCGCACGTGCCGCTCGCCCGCCGGGCCGTAGAAGTCGCCGGGCGCGACGAGGATCCCCAGCCCGGCGAGGTGGGCCACGGTGTCCCAGCACGGCTCGTCGCGCGTCGACCACAGGTAGAGGCTCGCCTCGCTGTGGTCGATACGGAAGCCGTGCGCCTCCAGCGCGGCGCGCAGGGCGGCGCGGCGGGCCGCGTACCGCTCCCGCTGCTCCCGTACGTGCGTGTCGTCACCGAGCGCCGCGACGGTCGCCGCCTGCACCGGCGCGGGGGTCATCATCCCGCCGTGCTTGCGGATCCGCAGCAGCTCGCCCAGGACGTCGGCGTCGCCCGCGATGAAGGCCGCGCGGTAGCCGGCCAGGTTGGAGCGCTTGGAGAGCGAGTGGACGGCCACCACGCCCTCGTACGTGCCGCCGCAGACGTCCGGGTGCAGCACGGAAACGGGCTCGGCCTCCCAGCCCAGCTCCAGGTAGCACTCGTCGCTGAAGACCAGCACGTCGTGCTCGCGCGCCCAGGCCACGATCCGCGCCAGCTCCTCGCGCGGCAGCACCGCGCCCGTCGGGTTCGACGGCGAGTTGAGCCACAGGAGCCTCAGCCCGGCCGGGTCCAGCTCGGTGGGGTCGGTGTACGGGACGGGCTCGGCGCCGCAGAGCCGCGCCCCCACCTCGTACGTCGGGTACGCGAGCCGGGGGAACGCGACCCGGTCGCCGGCGCCGAGTCCCAGCTGCGTCGGCAGCCAGGCCACCAGCTCCTTGGAACCGACCACCGGCAGCACATTGGTGTGCGCCACCCCGCGCGCGCCGAGCCGCCGCTCCACCCAGCCGGTCAGCGCGTCCCGCAGCTCCGCCGTGCCCCACACCGTCGGATACCCGGGCGAGTCGGCGGCCCCGGTCAGGGCCCGCCGGATCAGCGCGGGAACCGGGTCGACGGGCGTACCGATGGACAGGTCCACGATCCCGTCCGGGTGCGCCGCCGCCGTCGCTTTGTACGGCTCCAGCTTGTCCCAGGGAAAGACGGGAAGGCGCGAGGAGACTCGCGGGGAGACTGCGGACACGTGCTCACTCTTTCTCGTACTCGGTCGTACTCGTACGGCCCGTACCGGCCGGCCGAGGGGCCGGGACCGTACGGCGGGGGCCGGAAACACCTCGGCCCCGCACAGCGGCGAGCCGTACGGGGACCGGGGGGCGCGCTGTCAGCCGTTCTGGGGCGGCAGCGCGGCGACGAAGGGGTGGTCGCGCTCGATCAGGCCGAGCTTGGAAGCACCACCGGGCGAGCCCAGCTCGTCGAAGAACTCGACGTTCGCCTTGTAGTAGTCCTTCCACTCCTCCGGGGTGTCGTCCTCGTAGAAGATCGCCTCGACCGGGCAGACCGGCTCACAGGCTCCGCAGTCGACGCATTCGTCCGGGTGGATGTACAAGGACCGCGAGCCCTCGTAGATGCAGTCGACCGGGCACTCCTCGATGCACGCCTTGTCCTTGACGTCGACACAAGGCTGCGCGATGACGTAGGTCACGCTGTCGTTCCTCCTCGATAGGGCGCGGCGGGCCGATCTGCGGCTCCGTCCACGGGCGCGCGGGAGCGCGGCGTCGTCGATGCCCACATCTAGTATCTCCGTTCTTGGGCGCGATCCGAACAGGAGGGGCGGACAGAGCTGTGGAATTCACTGCGGGCGGACGGCTTGAGGTCCGGGTGACACCCGCTGACGTGGGCAAACGGGTATCAGTCAGACAGCTGACCGGCAGTGGTCCCGGTGCGGAGAAGTTCACCGACACGGTGGGCGTTCTCACATCCTGGGACAACGGTGTGCTGCTCATCACACGGCGTACCGGTGAGAGCGTCCGTGTCCCGGCGGCTGCCCTGGTCGCGGGGAAGGTGGTGCCGGCCGCGCCGGCCAGGCGCCGGGGGCCCGCGGCGACGTTCGAGGAGCTGGCGCGCGCCGGCGCGCGGGCCTGGCAGCCCGTGGAGAGCGAGCGGCTGGGCGGGTGGACGCTGCGGGCGGCGGCGGGCCCGGCGCCCGGCGGCGGACCGGGGCGGGTGGGCTTCACCCGCCGGGCCAACTCCGCGCTCCCGCTCGGCGACCCCGGGATGGAGCTGGACGCGGCGCTGACGCGTACCCGCCGGTGGTACGGGGAGCGTGGGCTGCCCGCGTACGCGCAGATCGCGACCGGCGCGGCGGACACCCAGGAGCTGCTGGGC
It encodes the following:
- the dapC gene encoding succinyldiaminopimelate transaminase, giving the protein MSAVSPRVSSRLPVFPWDKLEPYKATAAAHPDGIVDLSIGTPVDPVPALIRRALTGAADSPGYPTVWGTAELRDALTGWVERRLGARGVAHTNVLPVVGSKELVAWLPTQLGLGAGDRVAFPRLAYPTYEVGARLCGAEPVPYTDPTELDPAGLRLLWLNSPSNPTGAVLPREELARIVAWAREHDVLVFSDECYLELGWEAEPVSVLHPDVCGGTYEGVVAVHSLSKRSNLAGYRAAFIAGDADVLGELLRIRKHGGMMTPAPVQAATVAALGDDTHVREQRERYAARRAALRAALEAHGFRIDHSEASLYLWSTRDEPCWDTVAHLAGLGILVAPGDFYGPAGERHVRVALTATDERVAAAVKRLG
- a CDS encoding GNAT family N-acetyltransferase, giving the protein MEFTAGGRLEVRVTPADVGKRVSVRQLTGSGPGAEKFTDTVGVLTSWDNGVLLITRRTGESVRVPAAALVAGKVVPAAPARRRGPAATFEELARAGARAWQPVESERLGGWTLRAAAGPAPGGGPGRVGFTRRANSALPLGDPGMELDAALTRTRRWYGERGLPAYAQIATGAADTQELLGAELERRGWRSEVTAEVRIGALAPLGDRDADVARVRLDRAVDESWLRHYQRTGAPGPHVRQVLGAGPSVWFATVPGAGDVPAAIGRCVTDGRWAGFMAVEVGPEYRRQGLATAVMTALARRALEEGASAAWLQVETDNDAARALYEGMGFTVHHHYHHFRSP
- the fdxA gene encoding ferredoxin, with translation MTYVIAQPCVDVKDKACIEECPVDCIYEGSRSLYIHPDECVDCGACEPVCPVEAIFYEDDTPEEWKDYYKANVEFFDELGSPGGASKLGLIERDHPFVAALPPQNG
- a CDS encoding ATP-binding protein, which encodes MSANLPLTRRIARAALLIAAGAAPVIGAAGSASAAELPQADLGSVSTLDGAAVGDTIDGGTRQATKTVGDAGGKAVEQGVPAAGKAVGKAAKTATPAVQKTAGDTAGGAGTLLGRTASTATEGAGAAKAPAGGTLGGLPLQGLPIG